In Deefgea piscis, the DNA window TAATACGATCCACTGCGGCAATCGCGGCGACCACTTCGAGTGGCAGACCGACCGAAGTTAGCACCAAACTCATTACGATCAAGCCAGTGCCGGGTACGCCTGCCGCGCCAATCGCCGCCAATACGGTGGTGACAATCACGGTGACCATTTGCAGTAAGGTCAACTCAATACCGACGGCGTTGGCAGCAAAAATCGCCACTGCGCCCAAATACGTTGCCAAGCCATTCATATTCACCGTGGCACCTAAAGGCAGCACGAATGAGGCAATCGAGTTATGCACGCCCAATTGATGCTCACACGTTTCCATATTGAGCGGCAAGGTAGCATTGCTGGATGCGGTGGAATAAGCAAACAGCTGCACCGGTAACATTTTGCGAAGAAACGGCCAAGCGGGCAGTACAAACAAACGCAATAACAGCGGAAAAACCACCACCAGCATTAACGTACACGATAGGTAAATCACGCCAACCAGTGAGGCTAATTCGCCTAAGACGCGAAAGCCATTGTCGGCGGTCACATAAGCGATCAGTGCAAATACACCATACGGCGCAAAAGAGAGCACCATCAAAATCAGTTTAAACACCACTTCATTGAGTGAAACAAATAAGCGCTGCACCGGCTCACCCGCAGTACCGGCTTTATTGATCGCAATACCAAAAAAGATGGCAAACACAATAATCGGTAGCACTTGCCCTTCGGCAAAAGCTTTAAATGGATTGTCAGGAAAAATCCCCATCATGGTGTCGAGCAAAGTGGTTTTTTGCATTTCTGGCGCCGTCACACCATGCAGCATGGCGCTCATGCCTGAGCCAATACCAAAGGTCATCGACAACAGCATCGCAATGGCTGCCGCAATGCCCATGGTTACGGCGTAAATCACCAGGGTTTTTGCCGCAACACGACCCATCTTGCTTAAGTCTTTCAGCGCAGTAATACCGCAAACTAAAGACACAAAAATAACTGGCACCACGGTCATTTTCAGCAAGGCTAAAAAGATGTCGCCAATCGGTTTAAGTTGCTTAATCCACTCACCACCGATCAAACCCGCGATAACACCAAGGACTAGCGCCAGCATAATTTTTAGCCACATCGGCCATGATTTTTTTTGTGATAACAATTCTTTCTCCTAAGCAATTGTCGCGAGCATTGCTTATTTTGCCCCTGTAAAACAATAGCTGGCACGGTTTTGTGAATTATTAACATTCATTTTGTGAGCAAATACATCGTGGATTTTTCGAATTTTCTATAGGGGTATTGCCATTGATGTGTTGATTATCAATGGCTTGATAGAAATACTGCTGATTTTTTAGATAAGCTGTTTGGCATTGAGTATCGAGATTTAGTGGCGGTGTAGGCGCAGGCGTGACGGCTGGCGTTTGCTGCGTTGGCATATCAACAAAGAGGTAGTTGTCTGAGCATGCAGTAACAGGCTGGTCATTTTTGCTTAGCGGCTTTCGCTGGGTAGTTTGCCGGTTTGTTGTTGCCAAACACGGCGAAAATCGCGGGTCGAGGCAAAGCCGGCTTGTTCGGCAATACGCTCAATCGAAAGCTGGGGTTGCAGCAATAATTGCCGAGCGGTGGCAAGGCGAATATCGAGTTGATATTGATGCGGCGTAATACCGCAGTGCTGCAAAAATAAACGCGCTAAATTGCGGCTACTGGTGTGCACGTGCTCGGCAATTTGCGCCAGTGTTAGGCGCTCAGAGACTTGGCGGCTGATTAAGTCTTGCGCTTTATGCACCATCGGGTGCAAATGATTGCGATGCGCTAGCCAAGGCGAGAGTTGCGGGTCTTGGCCGCTACGGCGCAGCCAAACCACCATTTCGCGGGCAACACTTTGGGCGATCAAGGGGCCAGCGTCTTGCTCAATTAAATGCAGCGCCAAATCAATTCCTGAGCAAATTCCCGCGCTGGTGGCAACGGGGCCGTCTTGCACGAATAAACGATCATCGTGAACGTGGGCTAAAGGGGCGGTTTGCCGTAAGCGATCAATGATTTCATGGTGGGTGGTGCATTGCCGACCATCGAGTAAACCCGCTTCTGCCGCGAGCATGGTGCCGGAGCAAACGCAGGCCAGCTGATGTTGTTGAGCATCAAAATGCTGACGTAGCCAAGTGACCACTTGTTTGGACTCGGCGTTTTTGAGATTGACCAGCGAATTTTGCGCGCCAATTAAAATCACCGTTGCTCCGGCTGGAATCGGTGTTGGCAAGGGGGCGAGCTGGTGCTGTTTTAGCCCCACTGAGGAAGTGAGTTCAGTTAAGGGCGACACCAGATTGAGCCGGTACTGCGCGCCATGCAGCGCCGCGATTTGAAACGCTTCAGCGGGGCCAGCCAAATCCAGCAGCATAAATTGCGGGGTCAACACAAAATATAAATCGAGCATGCAAGGCCTTGTGGTTTAGGACTAAAGTGCAGACGCAGACATAAATTATGCATGAATTAAGTTGGGGCAAGGTGCAGATGACGCTGGATTGACTCGCTGATTGGGTGTTGACGCGACGTTGCTGAGCATGCTGCGCAGCAGCACCGTAGCGTCAAAGGCGGCGTTAGCTTTGAGTCGCCAGTTTGCGTGCTTGCCACAGTTGGCGAATTTGTCCGCCAAAAATATTGATCACCAAGCCGCTCATTAACAGCAATGCACCCCACCATTGCTGCGGTAATAGTTGCTCGTTCAGTAGCAGAGCGGCTGCGCTTAAGCCTACCCAAGGCACCAGTAAACTAAAGGGCGCAACCAGATTGGTTGGGTGGCGTTTAAGCAATAAATTCCACAAACTCATCCCGAGTAGGGCAGCAAAAATCGCTTGATACAGTACCGCCAGCAACGATTGCATTGAGAAATGCTGCAAGGCAGTCATGATTTCTTGTGGGCCTTCTAGCCATAAACTCAAACCAATAAAAGCAATCAACGGCGCAATCGAGGCCCAAACCATAAAGGCTAATACATCAAATTGCAGGCCTTTTTGTGTGCATTGCTTCAAAATCACATTGCCCATGGCCCAACCTGCAGCGCCTAGCAGTGTCATGATAAACCCAAGCAAAGTCATGCTTTGGCCGTGACTGCTGCCAATCAGCCACAAGCCAATGCCAGCGATCAATAGGCCAATGAGTTGGCTGTGCTTGAAGGATTCTTTTAAGAATACGGCGGCAAAAATCAGTGTAAAAAAAGCTTGTGATTGCAACACCACTGATGCCAAGCCCGCTGGCATACCGTTGGCCATGGCCGAGAATAAAAACCCCAGCTGACACAAGCCCCAAGTCAGGCCGTAAACAATTAAATAGCGCCACGGTAGATTGGGACGACGTAAGAAAAATACCGCCGGAAATACCGTTGCCGCAAAACGCAAGCTGGCCAATAGGAGCGGAGGTAAACCCACCAAGCCCCATTTGATAATGACAAAATTAAAGCCCCACGTTAAAACAACGACGAGAGCGAGCAGGAGATCACGAGCCGGCATGCTGGGTTTCCTTGTAGAGCACACTGATTGCAGTGTGCTTAAGCGTGGTGAGCGCAATAGTTTAAATCTAAAGCCGATTTTGATGTATTGCGCTGTAGCGTAAATTATCCCAATCTCAGCAGGCTATACCCCCATTTTTTGGGTTTTTTGGTGCACCATCGGCGTTGGGTTTTAGGCGAGAGCGAGCGCCGGCCAGCTGGCGACAAGCTGATCAATGCTGCAAATTCGGGCAAATCGGCCACTTAACACCAGCTCGGTATGCGTTTTAATCTCGTTGGCGCTAAAGCTTTGCCCATTGGCGTGCTGCATGGCAAAGGTCAGTGTGGCCTCGGTGACAAAATCAATTTGGTAGCCTAAATCAGATCCCACGCGTGCCGTTGTTTCGCAACATTGCTCGGTGCGGATGCCGCTAATGATTAAATGCTCGATACCTTGCTGCTGTAGGTATTCGTGTAGTCCCGAGCCAAGCAGCGCGTTATGCACGGTTTTTTCAAACACCAGACCGTGGTGAGGTGGTAAGAAATCCATCGGTTTGACCCAGCCGGATGCTTTTGAAAAATGACCGGTTTTTTCAACGTGAAAAATTTGAATAACCGGAATGTGTTGGCGCTGACAAGCCGTAATGAGCTCGATCTGCTTGGCTTGATACAGCGGCATATCGCTGGCGTTAAAGTATGGGGCTTGTAAAAAGGATTGCTGAACATCAATGACAAGCAGTGCGGAGCTGGACATTTTTTACCCTTTAGCGATTTGCTGGCTGATTTTGAAAGCGACAGAATCAGTGTAAAACAAGGCGTTGGCTAAAGTGAGCGCAAGAAACGACAAGATGGGGGACAAAACAGGACAGAATGTAGCGCGATTTGATTCGGCTGAGGATATGTAGTGATAGCGCTGCGATTGCAGCTTGGCGGGGCGTCAATGAGAGGGCTGGCTTTATCTCTGTGGTGTGGACTCAGCGATAAAGCCGTGTATTAAACAGCGATGCCACCAACTAGCAACAATCCGCTGCAGGTGCCCATAAAAATCAACTCCATCCGATCTTGCCGCGCTAGCAGCATTTGGCAAAACGAAATCGAGCAGGCTGCGCCCATTCCAAACAATACAATTTCAGCGGTGCTCATTGAAAACTCCATTTATGTTGTTCGCATCAAGTAGAGCTGGCGCAATGAGCGAAGTTCCAACGCCACTACAAAAATAAATGGGCCAGCTAGGACCTCTCAATGGTGGCGCTGGCAAACGTCTGCAGGGCGAATAGTTAACTAACCGAATAGCTGTTTAGACCAATAAAATTCACGAAAATTTCATATCAAGTCAGCTATGGTGAAGCTGGTCTGATGTGATGGAGTGAATTCAATGGGCGTCGCTTTAAGAATTAAACATAAATTATGGCTGCTAACGGGTTTGGCGCTGCTGGGCTTACTGGGTATTGGGTTGGCGATGCTGCTGTCAAGCCGGCAATCGATGCTCGAAGACCGAGAGGCCAAGACTTTAAGTTTGATTGAACTCGGTCATAGCGTGATCGAGCATTATGGACAACTTGAAAAAAATGGCAGCCTGTCAAAAGAAGCTGCGCAAGCACAAGCCAAAGCGGCGTTAAAAAACCTGCGGTATGACCAAGACAATTATTTCAGTATTTATGATCCGCAATATCATATGGTGCAGCATCCGATTAAGCCTGAGCTCACCGGCAAGGATTTATCTGGACTAAAAGACAAAAATGGCGTGCCGATCGTCGTCGAATTAGTGAAAGCGGCGCAAAGTGGCAATGCGCAATTTGTGCGTTATCTATGGCCCAAGCCCGGGCAGGACACCCCTGTGGCTAAAATCTCCACCGCCAAACTTTTTCAGCCTTGGGGCTGGATTATTTCTTCGGGGATTTATATTGACGATTTGGATGCGATTTTTAAGCAACGCGCTTTATTTTTGGGCGGGGCTTTAGTGCTGGTGGCTGGCGTATTATTGCTGGCCTCGTTGTGGATTGCCCATAGTATTACCGCGCCATTAGATGCTTTACGCGTAGCGATGCAGCAGATTGCCGCCAGTGGTGATCTAACGCGGCGGGTAAAAATCAGCGGCAATCGTGATTTGGCTGAAATTGCCGATACCTTTAACGCTTTAATTGCCAGTTTGCAGCAGTTATTAATGCGTGTTTCTAGCGCCACCCAGCAAGTGTCGCAAACTACCGATCAGCTAGTGAATTCTTCGCAAGCCGTTGAGCAAGGCTCGGTGGCGCAACATCGCGCAGCAGCCTCGGCGACGGTGGCCATTGAGCAAATTAGTACCAGCATTGATCAAGTTGCGGCCAATGTGTGTGGCACTGCTGATGTAACGCGAGAATTGCGCGAGTTGGCAGGGCACGGGCGGCAAGCGGTGAAAGCAGCCGCCGAAGAAATGCATCAAATTGCCAATGAAATTGATTCTTCGGCAGGTGCAGTGCACAGCATGGGGCAACGCTCTTTGCAGATTTCCGAAATCGTTGGCGTGATTCGCGAAATCGCCGATCAAACTAATTTATTGGCACTGAATGCCGCCATTGAAGCTGCCCGCGCTGGGGAATCTGGGCGTGGCTTTGCCGTCGTTGCCGATGAAGTACGTAAACTGGCCGAGCGAACAGGGCAATCGACACAGCAAATTACCGAAACCATTCACATTATTCAGCAAGAAACGCAAAGTGTGGTGGGTAATATCGAAGGCGTTAGCCTGCGCGCTAGGCAGGGTGCGCAATTGGCACAACAAGCCGATCAGTTGGTTGAGCAATTAGATCAACATTCGGCGCAAGTGGGGCCATTGGTGGGCGAAATCTCCACCGCAACGCAAGAGCAAAGCCGTGCCACTCAGCATATTGCGCGTAATGTGGAGGATATTTCGAGCATGGCAGAAAACAATGTGCGCGAAGTCGGCAGCGCCGCCAATTCGGTACGCCAGCTCAAAGCGCTGGTGCTGGAGCTCAATGGTCGCGTCGAGCAATTTAAGGTATAGCTTTGTAGTGCAATGGCGATAAAGGGCAGAGGGATATACCTACAGCCAAATAAAAACCCGCCCGATGTGCTTAGCGCAGTCGGGCGGGTTTTTATTGCCGCAGCCATCGCTGGCTTTGGACGGATTATTGTTCGACGCGAACGATGAGTTTGCCGAAGTTTTTGCCTTCAAGTAAGCCCATAAAGGCTTCGGGGGCGTTTTCTAGGCCTTGCACCAGGTCTTCTTTAAATTTGATTTTTCCTTCGCTTAGCCATTGACTCATGGCGCTAAAAAATTCGCCGTAACGATGGCCGTAATCATCAAAAATAATAAAGCCTTGCATCTTGATGCGTTTTTTTAATAGCGTACCCATCAATAAACCGAGTCGATCTGGCCCTGCGGGTAATTGTTGGTCGTTGTAATGCGCAATTAAACCGCAAACTGGAATTCGCGCGCCGACATTCAGTAGCGGCAAGACAGCGTCAAACACCGCGCCGCCGACACTTTCA includes these proteins:
- a CDS encoding isochorismatase family protein, with amino-acid sequence MSSSALLVIDVQQSFLQAPYFNASDMPLYQAKQIELITACQRQHIPVIQIFHVEKTGHFSKASGWVKPMDFLPPHHGLVFEKTVHNALLGSGLHEYLQQQGIEHLIISGIRTEQCCETTARVGSDLGYQIDFVTEATLTFAMQHANGQSFSANEIKTHTELVLSGRFARICSIDQLVASWPALALA
- a CDS encoding dicarboxylate/amino acid:cation symporter — its product is MLSQKKSWPMWLKIMLALVLGVIAGLIGGEWIKQLKPIGDIFLALLKMTVVPVIFVSLVCGITALKDLSKMGRVAAKTLVIYAVTMGIAAAIAMLLSMTFGIGSGMSAMLHGVTAPEMQKTTLLDTMMGIFPDNPFKAFAEGQVLPIIVFAIFFGIAINKAGTAGEPVQRLFVSLNEVVFKLILMVLSFAPYGVFALIAYVTADNGFRVLGELASLVGVIYLSCTLMLVVVFPLLLRLFVLPAWPFLRKMLPVQLFAYSTASSNATLPLNMETCEHQLGVHNSIASFVLPLGATVNMNGLATYLGAVAIFAANAVGIELTLLQMVTVIVTTVLAAIGAAGVPGTGLIVMSLVLTSVGLPLEVVAAIAAVDRIIDMMNTATNVSGDSLAAVLVARAEGELDLATYRNLANDTE
- a CDS encoding methyl-accepting chemotaxis protein; amino-acid sequence: MGVALRIKHKLWLLTGLALLGLLGIGLAMLLSSRQSMLEDREAKTLSLIELGHSVIEHYGQLEKNGSLSKEAAQAQAKAALKNLRYDQDNYFSIYDPQYHMVQHPIKPELTGKDLSGLKDKNGVPIVVELVKAAQSGNAQFVRYLWPKPGQDTPVAKISTAKLFQPWGWIISSGIYIDDLDAIFKQRALFLGGALVLVAGVLLLASLWIAHSITAPLDALRVAMQQIAASGDLTRRVKISGNRDLAEIADTFNALIASLQQLLMRVSSATQQVSQTTDQLVNSSQAVEQGSVAQHRAAASATVAIEQISTSIDQVAANVCGTADVTRELRELAGHGRQAVKAAAEEMHQIANEIDSSAGAVHSMGQRSLQISEIVGVIREIADQTNLLALNAAIEAARAGESGRGFAVVADEVRKLAERTGQSTQQITETIHIIQQETQSVVGNIEGVSLRARQGAQLAQQADQLVEQLDQHSAQVGPLVGEISTATQEQSRATQHIARNVEDISSMAENNVREVGSAANSVRQLKALVLELNGRVEQFKV
- a CDS encoding GlxA family transcriptional regulator, which translates into the protein MLDLYFVLTPQFMLLDLAGPAEAFQIAALHGAQYRLNLVSPLTELTSSVGLKQHQLAPLPTPIPAGATVILIGAQNSLVNLKNAESKQVVTWLRQHFDAQQHQLACVCSGTMLAAEAGLLDGRQCTTHHEIIDRLRQTAPLAHVHDDRLFVQDGPVATSAGICSGIDLALHLIEQDAGPLIAQSVAREMVVWLRRSGQDPQLSPWLAHRNHLHPMVHKAQDLISRQVSERLTLAQIAEHVHTSSRNLARLFLQHCGITPHQYQLDIRLATARQLLLQPQLSIERIAEQAGFASTRDFRRVWQQQTGKLPSESR
- a CDS encoding EamA family transporter; translation: MPARDLLLALVVVLTWGFNFVIIKWGLVGLPPLLLASLRFAATVFPAVFFLRRPNLPWRYLIVYGLTWGLCQLGFLFSAMANGMPAGLASVVLQSQAFFTLIFAAVFLKESFKHSQLIGLLIAGIGLWLIGSSHGQSMTLLGFIMTLLGAAGWAMGNVILKQCTQKGLQFDVLAFMVWASIAPLIAFIGLSLWLEGPQEIMTALQHFSMQSLLAVLYQAIFAALLGMSLWNLLLKRHPTNLVAPFSLLVPWVGLSAAALLLNEQLLPQQWWGALLLMSGLVINIFGGQIRQLWQARKLATQS